The following coding sequences are from one Capsicum annuum cultivar UCD-10X-F1 chromosome 3, UCD10Xv1.1, whole genome shotgun sequence window:
- the LOC107864107 gene encoding phosphatidylinositol/phosphatidylcholine transfer protein SFH4: MGKKEQTNNNQQKDKERVQAVLQLLKKHAPLSVKQEKLCNSACIERFLKVKGENVKKAAKHLRNCLTWRDSLGIDHIMADEFSAELAEGVAYVSGHDDESRPVLIFRIKQDYQKFHSQKLFTRLLVFTLEVAIQTMAKNVEQFVILFDASFFRSASAFMNILLASLKIIADYYPGRLHKAFVIDPPSLFSYLWKGVKTFVDLAPSTMVVSSLDFEESLEFNDFTTYPRAASLRFNPSSIPSSGKIGSCSSSRFSFTVSHHFDSVKPWYLSLTDTSSAKVGPTTNTKVLGPAAISPLNARSYSFASPIDRAPRGNYNNDVGPIKKGFFPSTPLPQKTQEMADHSEIRHPRAMRPSFFQSPAMFFKKDGHVVSRADKCRESFQPFLKFYRRPYDEMTYRSKMRPPLGGLISIVSPHLRRRHMSVSQRF, from the exons ATGGGGAAAAAAGAGCAGACCAACAACAACCAACAGAAAGACAAAGAAAGAGTTCAAGCTgttcttcaacttcttaaaaaaCATGCTCCTCTTTCTGTTAAACAG GAGAAGTTGTGTAACAGTGCTTGTATAGAGAGATTTCTGAAAGTGAAAGGTGAAAATGTCAAGAAAGCTGCTAAGCATTTGAGGAATTGTCTTACATGGAGAGACTCTTTAGGCATtg ATCATATTATGGCTGATGAATTTTCTGCTGAGTTAGCAGAAGGGGTAGCTTATGTTTCTGGTCATGATGATGAATCTAGGCCTGTTttg ATTTTTCGCATCAAGCAAGACTATCAGAAATTTCACTCACAAAAATT GTTTACTCGATTGCTAGTGTTTACATTGGAGGTGGCAATTCAAACAATGGCCAAAAATGTTGAACAATTTGTTATTCTATTTGACGCCA GCTTTTTCAGGTCTGCATCAGCTTTTATGAACATCTTGTTGGCTTCACTGAAAATTATTGCTGATTATTATCCTGGTAGACTTCACAAAGCTTTTGTTATTGATCCTCCTTCACTTTTTTCCTATCTTTGGAAG gGTGTTAAGACATTTGTTGATCTAGCACCATCAACAATGGTGGTATCATCACTTGACTTTGAAGAGTCATTAGAGTTCAATGACTTCACAACATATCCAAGAGCAGCATCACTTAGATTCAATCCTTCTTCAATACCATCAAGTGGCAAAATTGGCTCATGCTCTTCATCGAGATTCTCATTTACCGTCTCACATCATTTTGATTCTGTTAAGCCATGGTACCTGTCATTAACTGACACATCATCAGCTAAAGTGGGACCCACCACCAACACTAAAGTACTGGGCCCAGCTGCCATCTCACCACTCAATGCTAGGTCCTACTCATTTGCATCACCCATTGATAGGGCTCCACGTGGCAACTACAACAACGACGTGGGCCCTATCAAGAAGGGTTTTTTTCCATCAACACCTTTGCCACAAAAGACTCAAGAAATGGCTGATCATTCGGAGATTCGTCATCCTAGGGCTATGAGACCATCGTTTTTTCAATCTCCGGCCATGTTCTTCAAGAAAGATGGTCATGTTGTTAGTCGGGCCGATAAGTGTCGCGAATCGTTCCAACCATTCTTGAAATTCTATCGAAGGCCGTATGATGAGATGACTTATCGGTCAAAGATGAGACCCCCACTAGGGGGACTTATCTCAATCGTCTCACCACACCTCAGGCGTCGTCACATGTCAGTCTCTCAACGGTTTTGA